Part of the Periophthalmus magnuspinnatus isolate fPerMag1 chromosome 23, fPerMag1.2.pri, whole genome shotgun sequence genome, aatatcttGTTTTAGAAATGTCAGTATAATCATTCCATTTCTTGTCCATCTCAAAACAcctttcacaaacacatttgacATCAGACTAAACAACGGtttgcaggaaaaaaacaaaacaaaaatatgtgcaTGTGGTTGGTTGTGTTGTTATGCATGTATACTGTGTATGCACAGTCCATAAGGGTAAAGGTAACGTCtagtgttttgaaaataagGAGGGTGTCACTGCAGTATTTTGCACAGCATTTGAAAAGGCTGTGTAAAACTGAACAAGTTATCTgtaatattttgagtttatattgCAAATTTGTATAATTCTACATCAACACTACAAAATGTCCTCCTTgttgggaaaaaaatgtaatgttaaaatatttatgGTGAGATAATACTTAAAAGAAAGCTATAatccattttttcttttacagctTTTCAGTAATAAAtgctcacacaataataacataataatatacaaatagAACACttcagcaaataaaaaaaaaactttgatcatataaataatatatttatatatatttgtataaagcTGAGCATAAATTACACTGCTGATGTGTATGAAAACTAGAGGTGGATCTAACAACTGACTGATGGCAGCCACCAACCAACAATTGGGAGGAGGCAGACGTTAGACACAAGTTTAACAAATAGTGCAGTCATTTGCATGTTTTCAGCTGTTTTCTAGCATGTTCCAGTCCTACTATTACTTCCTCTTCCGGCCTCGACCCCTCCTGCCTCTAGAGGAGGGGCCTGCTCCATCTGAGCTCACAGCACTGTCTAAAGGACTGGCCCCGATGTTGATTTGTCCTTCTTGGATTTCACTGCGTGCCTCGGGGGGAAGGTGTTCAATCTGTTGTTGAGTCTCCAAATAAAACATCACGTCTCTGAGCTGCTCCTGTAACTCTGCTATGGTTGTCTCTTTACGctccactgaaaaacatgacaaatatcTACTATGACACACATTGTAGAATTGCACTTAGTgacgtgtgtatgtgtatcaCTCGCTACCCCTAAAGTAAGATAAACAACTGAAGTTAAGGATGTAACAACCTTTGTTttacatgtatatttatttttatacaatgtGGCTCTGTACACACCAAACCAGAACCTTTATTATTGTGCACTAAGTAACCTTTATGGAGAGAACGAGCTAGACTCCCCTCCAGAGACAAATTACTGATATGCctagaatgttctgcagtatggcattaaacatatctataatataatttaattaattacaaGTATTGGATTAAAAACTTCAGTTACTAAGGTAACCAATTACAATTCTATACAGCAGGGATGAAATGGAACATGCTGTGAGTTGGGTCACttctccacggatctgacctcgtccccatggagataaagTTAATGCCATATATGCCAAATCTTTTATTCCTTCAGCCATAAAACATGTGTCCCACGATGCTCTAAAGTTGTCTGAATCTTTGTACATATTGTATgtacatgattttatttatggTCAGTACATGACCAGAGGATTACTTTAGGATTAAAACAAGTTGCTGATTGATCTCGACGGACTCAAGCAGTTAATAGACCATCCgacagaaaatttacatagtgtatctttaaaagaAATGGCACAGTTTGCCCTATTCCTAAAGATGCTCTACTTTGAAAAAAGATTAGCTTGTTGGCAATAAGATGTTTTATATGAAAATTATTCTGTcttataaaaacttaaaaagccTATTTGGAATCACCAAAAGAACTCCACACTAGTGATGTCCATTTTACTTGAAAAACAGACATCACAATGTCAAGCAGGATGCATATTACATTTGGATTCTTCCATGGTTTACTCACCACTCTCTTTGGCTTTTCGCTCTTCTTCGACTAGCTGTGACTGTAGTTGAGTCTGATTGGCTCTCAAACAGCGGTTCATCTCCTGTTCCTCCTTCAGCTCCTGGCTTAGTTTTACCACTCTGCTATTAAGCTGGGTGCACCTGGACAGGTAGGCGTGTGCAGCACATATAGTTAAAGTGAGATATATACATAACACATTGTATAAAATGCAAATCTTTTCTCATTGTCTAACATGTCCTATGCAGTTTGTCAGTAAGAATTAATCAAATAATTTACTATATAACTATTACATTTTCCAGACATTATTGAATTCTGAATTCATTTTGGGATTCATTCTCTGAGGCTAGAATGTTACAGCCTTTTCCCTTTGGGGAAGACCAAGTGATCATGTTATGGTTTTATGGCTTAAACATATAAGCTGCATAAGAAAACTATATTTAACCCTACTTTTTCTCCATGGCCTGTTTCTCTTTAGAGAGCTCTCCTAATCGCCGCTCCAAGTTATCACAGCGTTCCAAGGTCTCCTTAAATTTGGACTTCATGTTGTTTATCTACAAAATTGCAAGTTTGTGAAACCACAAAGTTTAggattacaaatacataaataagtgtACTATAGATTATAGTTTCCAGTACCTCCTCTGCAGTCTCTTTTTCCAGATGAGTAATCTTATTCTCCCAGTAAATTCTTTGTGAGTCCAGCTGACTAGTCAGAAGGTACGAATACTGCAGATAATAAGTCATAATTAGACATGTACATTGCTGCAGATAAACGTGGGTTTATAGGCTCAGAGGAGCCAGCCTTACTTCAAGCTGAAGTGCATCAATTTTCTCATCATGGCAGATGTCTCCTTCACATTCATATTGTACCATCTTGCCATCGGTCTTACTGGCCACTAGGCGGTGCACATAGTTATCTGCATCAGAACAAAACAGTGAAGTCATCAAATAGCAGACATGATTTCCACTGAAGAGACCTACACTACACTTTAACTGAAGTTATTCAATACACTTAATTAAcataaaaactgaaatgctATGAATCAATGTACACTTAGCTTAACTTCacatttttgtcacttttggTGCCGTTCCACACCAAACTCAGACAGTACCTCCAGCATAGTCCCATACTCTGTGGTTGGTGAGCTGCATAGCGTATGTATGCTGTGTTTCTTCAAAGTGTTTGTAAGCGTGACGACTAACGTAACGACCACAACCAATATGGCCACAGATCAAACAAATCCATAGGTTCTATAACAAAGGAAACAAGTAAAGCAAAAAGTACAgacaatataacattttaagtGAATTGGTAGTTACCTCCTGTACTCCACATTCAAAGCACTTGTTCTCTTCCACTGGCTCTGGTGTTTGGCAATACCTGCATACTGGGCACCTAAGAGAAAACAATAGGCATCTATTGTCCACATTTGCAATAAGAACAGGCCAGAAACAAGCAGTGTTTTTACAATGTGGAAATAACCAGTTGAGAACTACAGTAAATTACAAAGCTGCTAAACACTATTGCACTATTAACTATTTGAAAACCTATTTTCAAAACCATGTGTAATTTCATCCACTTACGAGACATCCTCCCAGCGCTGAAGACACTGACTATGAAAGCTGTGGTTACACAGTGTTGTCAGGACACCATTCACAGACTCATCCATTCTCTCCAGGCACACTGTGCACTTAGGCAGCTCAGTCAACTCCATCACTGGCTAGGCTGGCCCCCTGGATTACAGAGAAATTATGGAAGTAaattgtgtgcatgtatgtggtCAATGCTTAccaaaatacaagaaaatacttacattttcagatttaaaaaacCTCTGCTCTCTCCACATAGACCAACTGACACACTGCCTCTTCTATCGAGTTGAACTGTCGACCATTACAGGCAGTGTAAAAACTGTCAGCATCAGCCTGTTTAACATAAAAGtagcttttttttcctcagtcaGACGAAAATTGATATGATTATTATATGAGCTGaagaaagagtgtgtgtgttcttcCTTCTTTAATTGCTTGTGCTACAGTGGACTGATAATCTGTATATTGTCCTTGTCCATAGAGGTCTGGGCATCATTCCTTGGATAAACTTTTTGTGCTGTATGATGTAAAATCCAGCATAATGATCTCCACAGCTTCTCCAGACCCTGGTTTACAAAAGTGTCAAGCCAATGCCTAACAGTGACTAAGTGGTTAGTGTAgttgtccactgacccaaaggtcattgtgtccttaggcaagacacttaagccaccTTTGCgtagtgtgaatgtggtgtgtgcccCTTCTATTAGTCTAACcgaggacagctgtggctacagcagTAAATAATAAGTACAATGTCGCACTTGGAGAGGCTTTGTCAAGTTTGTAAAGCATTATTAATAGCAAAAAATGATATAGTTCACATTTGTGAATGCttggatttttctttcaaaaattgTGAGTTTACCATGGAGTTATAGAGTAcccaacaaaaatgaaatattcaagAAAGAAAACCACAGTACATGCTCAGAGTGAGGCTCAACCCAACCAATCAACACACTGCTTGATGTTGAATGTAAACCATTACCTTAATTAAAACTACAGTAGGTAGGATTATATTACAAAACCTACCTGTGAACAAAACTTAATCAAAACCATGTACTGGTTTGGTGTGGAGTCTCGAATAATCTTCATGTGCTCCATGACATCATTAAAAGGAGCCAAGAGCTTCATAAGATCATGACTAGTCATAGTTGCAggaacagtaagaatgcacacCATGGCACTGCGTCTGACATTTTCAGTCAGAGATGTCATCTTGCTGCAAGAAGAATATGTTATAGATATAGaaacttttaatatataaaagataatttgttttgtgtgaCTCACTTTGTCTTGTAGAGGTGCATGATACCGTGAACAATCTCAACAGAGGGGTTTCCACTGAAGAAGGAAATCTGATCTGGTAACTGTTTGGAGGGCGAGTCTGGTGCCATGGCCGGAGTGGCAGTGTCCACTTCTGACTTTACAGCTGCACTTTCACTGCTGTCATCAGTTGAGCAACCACACTCTTCACCCCCGCCTTTATCTAGAGTAACACAGAGAAAGTCATAAACTGAATTAAAAAACATTGACTATGCAAGGAAGTTTCAGCTTGGTGGGTACTTACCTGGGCTGGGTTCAAAGGTTTCTATAACCATGTCACCCATAGCTCTACTGCCTATATGCTGGTGTAGT contains:
- the brap gene encoding LOW QUALITY PROTEIN: BRCA1-associated protein (The sequence of the model RefSeq protein was modified relative to this genomic sequence to represent the inferred CDS: substituted 3 bases at 3 genomic stop codons), with translation MSVSLVVIRLEVAEQSPFPRGFQYSAAAESMSEEEQEEKALGIAKLALSGKTDLERTAILHQHIGSRAMGDMVIETFEPSPDKGGGEECGCSTDDSSESAAVKSEVDTATPAMAPDSPSKQLPDQISFFSGNPSVEIVHGIMHLYKTNKMTSLTENVRRSAMVCILTVPATMTSHDLMKLLAPFNDVMEHMKIIRDSTPNQYMVLIKFCSQADADSFYTACNGRQFNSIEEAVCQLVYVERAEVFXIXKCKGPAXPVMELTELPKCTVCLERMDESVNGVLTTLCNHSFHSQCLQRWEDVSCPVCRYCQTPEPVEENKCFECGVQENLWICLICGHIGCGRYVSRHAYKHFEETQHTYAMQLTNHRVWDYAGDNYVHRLVASKTDGKMVQYECEGDICHDEKIDALQLEYSYLLTSQLDSQRIYWENKITHLEKETAEEINNMKSKFKETLERCDNLERRLGELSKEKQAMEKKCTQLNSRVVKLSQELKEEQEMNRCLRANQTQLQSQLVEEERKAKESVERKETTIAELQEQLRDVMFYLETQQQIEHLPPEARSEIQEGQINIGASPLDSAVSSDGAGPSSRGRRGRGRKRK